In one window of Primulina tabacum isolate GXHZ01 chromosome 8, ASM2559414v2, whole genome shotgun sequence DNA:
- the LOC142554080 gene encoding exocyst complex component SEC10b-like — MKETKDGTMTRRISESPSTENNPIVLDIDDFKGDFSFDSLFGNLVNELLPSYFEEETDTSDGHGNDTMANGHLRTPSDAVKLVPGSLSPLFPEVDSLLSLFKNSCTQLIDLRKQIDGKLYNLKKEVSTQDSKHRKTLSELEKGVDGLFDSFARLDSRISSVGQTAAKIGDHLQSADAQRETASQTIDLIKYLMEFNSSPGDLMELSPLFSDDSRVAEAASIAQKLRSFAEEDIGRQGMSVSTVVGNATASRGLEVAVANLQEYCNELENRLLIRFDAASQRRELSTMAECAKILSQFNRGTSAMQHYVGLRPMFDVEVMNEDAKLVLGDSGSQPSPSNAARGLSALYKEITDTVRKEAATITAVFPSPKDVMSILVQRVLEDRVPKLLEKLLVKPSLINPPPMEEGGLILYLRMLAVAYEKTQDLSRDLRSVGCGDLDVEGLMESLFLPHQDVYIEYEQASLRQLYKAKMEELRIENQQSSESTGTIGRTKGASIASSQQQISVAVVTEFVRWNEEATSRCTLFSSQPATLAGNVRAVFTCLLDQVSWYITEGLERARDSLTEAAALRERFVLGTSVSRRVAAAAASAAEAAAAAGESSFKSFMVSVQRCGSSVAIVQQYFANSVSRFLLPVDGAHAASCDEMASAMSSAEGAAYKGLQQCIETVMAEVERLLSAEQKATDYRSPDDSIVPDHRPTNACSRVVAYLSRVLESAFTALEGLNKQAFLTELGNRLHKGLLNHWQKFTFNPSGGLRLKRDITEYGEFVRSFNAPTVDEKFELLGIMANVFIVAPESLSSLFEGTPSIRKDAQRFIQLRDDYKSAKLASKLGSLWGSST; from the exons ATGAAAGAGACTAAAGATGGGACAATGACTCGTAGAATTTCGGAATCTCCGTCAACTGAAAATAATCCAATTGTTCTAGACATCGATGACTTTAAG GGTGACTTTTCATTTGACTCTCTATTTGGGAACTTAGTCAATGAGCTGCTACCTTCTTATTTTGAAGAAGAAACCGATACTTCGGATGGACACGGAAATGACACTATGGCAAATGGTCATTTGCGAACTCCATCTGATGCAGTAAAATTAGTTCCAGGGTCATTGAGCCCTCTGTTTCCAGAAGTAGATTCTCTGCTATCTTTGTTTAAGAATTCGTGTACCCAGTTGATTGATCTTAGAAAACAG ATTGATGGAAAACTCTACAATCTCAAAAAGGAAGTCTCTACCCAAGACTCTAAACACCGGAAGACACTTTCCGAG CTGGAAAAAGGAGTCGATGGGTTGTTTGACAGTTTTGCAAGGTTGGATTCACGCATATCAAGTGTTGGCCAAACTGCTGCTAAGATAGGAGACCATCTCCAG AGTGCAGATGCTCAGCGAGAAACTGCCAGTCAGACTATTGATCTCATTAAG TATTTGATGGAGTTCAACAGTAGCCCAGGTGATTTAATGGAACTTTCACCTCTGTTTTCTGATGATAGCCGGGTAGCTGAGGCAGCATCTATTGCACAGAAATTGA GATCATTCGCTGAAGAAGATATTGGCAGGCAAGGCATGTCGGTCTCAACAGTTGTGGGGAATGCAACAGCAAGCAGAGGATTGGAAGTTGCAGTGGCtaatcttcaagaatattgCAACG AACTGGAAAACAGATTGTTGATTAGATTTGATGCAGCATCGCAAAGAAGGGAATTGTCTACAATGGCTGAATGTGCAAAAATTTTGTCACAG TTCAATAGAGGTACTAGTGCCATGCAACACTATGTGGGATTACGCCCAATGTTTGATGTAGAGGTAATGAATGAAGATGCCAAATTGGTTCTTGGTGATTCTGGTTCTCAACCTAGTCCTAGCAATGCCGCTCGTGGGCTCTCTGCATTGTACAAAGAAATTACAG ATACGGTGCGGAAAGAAGCAGCAACAATAACAGCAGTATTTCCTTCCCCAAAAGATGTTATGTCAATTTTGGTTCAG CGTGTGTTGGAAGACCGAGTTCCTAAACTTCTTGAGAAGTTGTTGGTGAAACCATCTCTTATTAACCCACCTCCCATGGAAGAAGGGGGACTTATATTA TATCTTAGAATGCTAGCAGTGGCATATGAGAAGACACAGGACCTTTCCAGAGATTTACGCAGCGTGGGTTGTGGTGACTTGGATGTTGAAG GCTTAATGGAGTCCCTATTTCTTCCGCACCAAGATGTATATATAGAATATGAGCAGGCTTCTCTTAGGCAACTGTATAAGGCAAAG ATGGAGGAATTGCGCATTGAAAACCAGCAGTCTTCTGAATCAACGGGAACAATTGGACGTACTAAAGGAGCTTCCATAGCATCTTCTCAGCAGCAGATATCAGTTGCTGTTGTGACCGAGTTTGTACGTTGGAATGAAGAAGCTACATCTAGGTGTACTTTGTTTTCGTCACAG CCTGCTACACTTGCGGGTAATGTGCGGGCTGTTTTCACATGCCTTTTAGACCAG GTCAGTTGGTATATAACAGAAGGACTTGAAAGAGCTCGAGATAGCCTGACTGAAGCTGCCGCACTGAGGGAACGGTTTGTTCTGGGAACTAGTGTTAGTCGAAGAGTTGCTGCTGCAGCTGCTTCTGCT GCAGAAGCTGCTGCTGCAGCTGGCGAAAGTAGTTTCAAGTCCTTTATGGTTTCTGTACAGCGGTGTGGCAGTAGCGTGGCTATTGTTCAGCAG TACTTCGCAAATTCTGTTTCTCGATTTTTGCTACCTGTGGATGGTGCACATGCTGCATCCTGTGATGAAATGGCCTCAGCAATGTCCAGTGCGGAAGGTGCTGCATATAAGGGGCTTCAGCAGTGCATTGAAACAGTGATGGCTGAG GTTGAACGGTTGCTATCAGCTGAACAAAAAGCTACAGATTATCGGTCTCCTGATGATAGCATTGTTCCTGATCATCGCCCAACAAATGCCTGTTCTAG GGTTGTTGCTTATCTTTCCCGGGTTCTTGAGTCTGCTTTTACGGCCCTGGAAGGTCTTAATAAACAAGCATTTCTGACTGAGCTG GGAAATCGTTTGCATAAGGGGCTACTCAATCACTGGCAGAAGTTTACTTTCAATCCTAG CGGAGGACTGAGGCTCAAGCGTGATATAACCGAGTATGGGGAGTTTGTTCGCAGTTTCAATGCTCCTACAGTGGATGAAAAATTTGAGTTGCTGGGCAT CATGGCCAATGTCTTCATTGTTGCTCCTGAAAGTCTGTCATCACTATTTGAGGGAACTCCGAGCATACGGAAAGAtgcacaaag GTTTATTCAGCTCAGAGATGACTACAAGAGTGCAAAGTTGGCATCCAAACTCGGGTCCTTGTGGGGCAGTTCTACATGA